Sequence from the Deltaproteobacteria bacterium genome:
CGAGCTCCGCGCGCAGGGATTCGGAAAACCCGACGACGCCGAATTTCGACGTGGCATAGGCGCACATGCCCGGCGCGCCGGCGAGGCCCGCGGCGGACGCGACGTTGACGAGAACGGGATCGACGCCTCGTAAGAGATTCGGCAACAGCGCGCGCGTCACGCGCACCGTGCCCATCAGATTGATGTCGATCACGCGCTCGAATGCGCCCAGCGGCATGGACTCGAAGGGCCCCGCGTAGAGCACGCCCGCGCAGTTGACGAGGATGTCGAGGGCCGACGTTCCCGGGTGCTCGGCGAGACGGCGCAGAGCGTCGTCGTCGGTCGTGTCCGCCGTCAGCCACGTGACGCGCGGGCCATTTCCGGGCGTCGTTTGGCCTTCCAGTTCGGCGGCGAGCGAATGCAATCCGGCCTCGTCGCGATCGACGAGGATCAAACGGCAGCGGTGCGTGTGGAACAGATCGGTCGCCAGTCGCCGGCCGAGTCCGGACGCCGCGCCGGTGACGAGCGCCGTTCTGCCGTCGAGCCGCAGTCGCGGGCGGAACATGGTTGCGCCTCGAAAGCGACGCCGCGATCGATGGGCGATCCGGCGCCTGGGGATCGTTCTTCTAGCCGCCGCAGCAGGCGGTTCGTTCGAACACTTCGTCGTCGGTCATGTAGGTCGGGCCGGGCGTCGGCTCCGTGTCGTCATCGGCCGCGTCGTCGTCCGCCGCGTTGTCGTCATCCGTCGTGTCGTCGTCGCCGGGCGGATACGTCGTCGTGGTCGTCGTTGAGGTCGTCACCGTCGTAGTCGTAGCCGGACCGTCCTGCGTCGGAATGGGCGTGTGATAATTGCCGGTATTTCGTTCGTCGTGGTGGAAACCCTTGGACTCGATCGGCGTCGCGGCGCTCGCGGTCGTGCCCCATGCATAAAGCCAGCCCTCGCGCGTCCCGACGACGACATCGAGGTCGCCGTCTCCGTCCACATCGCCCACCGACGGCGACGCCACGTTCCAGCCCCCCGTGAATTTCGGCCAGCCGGGCGGCTCGTCGCCGTGACGGTCCCACGCGTGGATCATATAGCCGCCGGAGCCGATGATGATCTCGGCGTCGCCATCGCCGGTCAGATCGACGACGGACGGCGCGTTGAGAAAGAACCAGTCTTCGCCCGCGCGCGGAAAGTCGGGGAGGATGAATTTGAGCGCGCCGGTATTGAACGCATAAACGACCGCGTCGAAGGGATATCGCACGCCGCCGTCGGCGAGCGCGAGGCCGAAGCCCAGCGATGCGCCGGAGGACAACAGCTCCGGTCGCGGGTGACTGTCGAGGTTTCCGAATGCGAGGAAATTCATCGCGACCGCGCCGAGGAAATCGACCGAGTCCGAACCGGGTCCGAAGGGAAGCGTGAGGAAGATGTTTTCGAGCGTTCCATCGTGGCCGTAGAGCATCGGCATCGAGACGCCGGAATTGGTGGCGACCTCGAGCGTGCCGTCACCGTCGAGATCGGCCAATACGGGGCTCGTCGGCGTGCCCTCGCCGACGTAGGGCAGCAGGATGATGGCGGGCGACTCGAAACGCACGGGCCAGCCGGCCACGAAAGGTCCGTCGGGATTCAGGTTGCCATCGTGATGGATCGCGTAGGTACGACCGAGATTGTCGTCGCGCTCGTTGGTGCCGACGACGATTTCGAGCGTGCCGTCGCCGTCCAGGTCGCCCACCGCCGGTGTGGACACGATGCGCGCGGGGGCCGTGCCCTCGGGATCGTTCACACGCACGGGGAAGCCCGGCAGCATTTGGCCGTTCTCGCGCCAGACATAGAGGTAGCGGTCCATCGCCGCGACGATGATCTCGAATTCCTCGTCGCCGTCGAGATCGGCCAGCACCGGCGCCGAAAACGCGCCGTACTCCAGCCGCTCGCGCACGGCGCGCGCGTTCACGTATTGCGGGTCGAAGTACACCGGGAATCCCGCGCGAGGCACGCCCGCACCGTCCCACGCGCAGATCGCGCCGTCCATGGTCGTCACGACCACGCTTGGCAAATCGTCGTTGTGATCGAGATACCCCACCGCCGGCGCGCCCATGACCGAGTGACGGAAGTCGTCGGACACATCCCCCCCGGCATAAGCGGGCGCCCCGAGATGATTCGACGCGAGGTCCGCGTCGAGGTATTCGCGGCGCGGCGTGCGCACGGGCCAGCCGACGGCTTCGGACCCGTCGCCGCGAAACGCGTGCACGGTGCCGTCGCTGCCGGCCGCGACAATCTCGTACGCGCCGTCGCCGTCGAGGTCGGCGAGCTGCACCGAACTTTCGAGCGACGAGCCGAGGAACTTCGGGAACGACGGCAGGGTATCGGGATCGCGACGCAGGTACGCGATTTTTCGGTCCTCGCCCACATTGCCCAGGTTGTCCGTGACCACGAGACGCAGCGTGAAGCTGTAGCGGTTCTTGTCCGTCGGGTCCGCCTCGGCATCCACGCCCAGCGCGGAGGCGTTCACCGTGCACAACGCGCCGTCCACCGCGAGCGTCAGGCCGTCTTCCGAGCACAGCGACGAGAATTCGTCCGCGAGCGGCTCCGCGCCCGGCGCGACCTGGAGTTCCCACGCAAACGAGTTCGCTCGTGCCGCGTCGGCGAAACCGCGGACGTCAATCGTTGGCGAGGTGAGCGGATCGAAATAGTCGAACCAGGTGGGCGAGACGATCTCGGCCTCGGGCGGCATGGTCTGCTCGCCGACGCGATCGACGGCGGAGCGCGCATTCACCCGACCGTAGCCGAAGGACCACTCCCACCCCGGCTGGCTGGGCATGAGTTCGGGGTCGGTCATCGATTCGGGGATGTCGATGTCGTCCGCCGTCATCGAGAGGAGCTGTTTGATCTCGTTGGGCGATATAGGCGGATCGAGTTCGAGATCCCGGGCGCGCGAGTACAGCAGCCCCGCAACGCCCGACGTGATGCCCGTCGCGCCGCTGGAGCACGAGCCGTGCGACGCCGAGACGGTCGTGCGCGGTCCGTAGCCCGAGCAGTTGTTGTGACGCAGGAAGCTCGTGGCGTCGGAGCGGCTTTGCGTGTCGTGGACGACGGCCTTGACGTTCACGATGCGGGGCAGGGCGCTCGGGTAGTTGTTGTGCATGCTGTTTTCGTCGTTCATCGCGCCGATCCACGCGACGCCCGACTCGTAGGCGTAATCCACCGCGGCGCGCGTGGCGTCGGTGGCGTTCACGGTGCCGTTGGCGTGCTGGAGCACGCTCACGCCGTTGTCCACCGCATACACGGCCGCTTCATCCACGTGCACGACGTTGCCCGCGAAGTCGTCGGAAACGCGCAGCGGCAGGATCATGCAGCGCGGGCACGTACCGAGTCCTCCGCCGCCGTTGTTGGCCTTGCCCGCGGACCAGCGCATCTCGCCGCGCCCGTGGCCCGCGCGGGTTTCGTCCTCGGCGTCGGTGTCGTTCCAGAAAAAATCCCAGCCGCAGATATCGTCGATGTACCCGTTGCCGTCGTCGTCCACGCCGTCCGAGAAGATGCGGATGAAGTCGCCCGGGTCCGTTCGGTTGTTGCCGTTGGCGTCGTACACGCGCGAATCGCCGTCGTAGTCGCGGACGTTGACCGTGCCGTCGCCGTTCGTGTCGTAGACCTCGGCGCCTTCCGGCAGCGGCAGCTCGCCCGCGTTGAGCAGCAGCTTGTCGATCAGCTCCGAGTCGTCCCAATAAATGCCGGAATCCATGACGGCGATCACGATATCGGGGCGGCCGATCGTGACCTGCCACGCGCGGTCGGCGCTGATGCCGGACGGCAAGCCGAGTTCCTCGGGGCGGATCGTGTCGAGCACGTCGTCGGGGGTGTAGCTGATGAGTTCCCACGCGCCGTTCAGGTCGTCGGGCGGCGCGTCGCGCGGGTCGTCGTCCGGGCCGTTGGGCCAGTTGGGATTCGAGGCGAACGCCGCGCCGGCGATGAGCACGAACCAAATCCCCGCGGCGATGATGCGCCGTTTCGTCATCTTCACTCCGGAACTTGTCGGGAACGCGCGCGGCCAAGTTACCGACGTTCCACGGGCGTGTCAAAATGCCTTGGCCGCGCTCCTTGCGCTCGGACCGGCCCTGACTACAATGACGCGATTTTTCACGGAGACGGCTCATGAGCCGAGCACGAATTTCGGCGCTCTTGTTGCTCGCGGTCGCGATGGCCATCGCGTGCGCCCGGACGCCGAAGGAACAAACCGTCCGCTTTCTCATCGGAATGGATCGCTGGGGCGAAATCGCCCCGTGTGGGTGACCGTCCAAGCCGTCTGGCGGTCTGGCCAGACTCGTGACGATCCTGCAGAGGGAGCGGCAAGGCGGGCCGCTCCTGGCGATCGACGCCGGCGACACGCTCTATCCTCCCGCGAAGCGACGAACCCGCGCGCCGGAAGATCTGGAGAAGCGCGCGGCGTTTATCCGTGAGGTGTACGCCAAGGCCGAGTTCGACGCCGTCGTACCCGGAGAGCTGGACGTGTATCCCACGCTCGACGCGCTCGTGGAGTTCGGCAAGTCCGTGCCCATGATTGCCGCGAACATGGTGGACGCCGAAACGGGTGCGTCGATCTTTCCGGCGAGCCGCGTGGTCGAACACGCCGGCATGAAGATCGGCCTCGTCGGGGTTCTTGGTCCCAAGGCATTCGCGGGCACGCCCGCCAACGTGGATTTCGACGCGAAAATCTGGGCGGAGCAGCAATCGAACGGCGGCGCGGCGGCGCGCAAGATGCGCATGGCGAAACTGCGCGAGCAGATGGCGCAGGCGGCCAAGGACGACAAGGGCAAGGCGCAGGCCGAGGAGATCCTGAAAGTCATTCAGGGGGAAGGCGGAGAGGACGCCGGTGAAGACGTCGCGCCGACACCGCCGGAATACTCGGGCCGCAAGTTCCGGATCACGGACGGCGTCGCCGCGGCCAAGGCCGAAGCGGCGAAACTCGCCGGCAAGGCCGACCTGATCGTCGTGATCGGCCATATGGAGAAGGACGAGACCGACGCATTCCGCGCGGCCGTGCCCGAGATCCCCTTTATGATCGACGGTCACACCGAGTCGAAGTCGATGTTCGCCTCGGGGCAAAACGAAACCGGTCCCCCGAACATTCTTCGCGCGGGGAACCGCGGACGGGCGCTTTCGCTCGTCACGATCCGCATCAACAACGGCGTGATGACGTTTCAGGACCGCGGCAATCGCGAACGCGACGAATCGACGCTCAAGCGCCAGAAGAACCTGTGGGAGAAGCTGGTGCAGCAGGCGGGCGGCAAAGACCCGCTCGCCGAATTCCCAAAGGACGATCCGCGCTTCAAGCGCGCCGAACGCACCAAGGCCCTGATCGCCGAGACGGAAGCGAAACTGAAGCAGAAGACCGGCGAAAGCTGGTTCGAGACGAAGACCATCGGCCTCGACCCGGGCGTCGAGGGCGATCCCGAACTGCGCGCGAGGGAAGACGAACTCGATCCGCCGGCGTCGCGGGGACATTAGGCGAAAACGGCACAGCCGCCCCCGGCTGTGCCACATGTGGAACAGGCGCCCTCGCCTGTTCGGTTTTCACACGGTCGTCCGTGACCGTGCCACACGGCGGGACGCCATGTTCATCCGGCCATTTCAGGGCAAGAAACCGCACCTGGCCGCCGACGTCTTCGTCGCGCCGGGTGCGGTCGTGATCGGCAACGTGACAATCGGCGAAGGATCGAGCGTCTGGTACAACACCGTGATCCGCGGCGACGAGGGCGCGGTGACGATCGGCCGGCGCACGAACATCCAGGACCTGTCGATGCTGCACATGACCGGCGGGCGCTCGACGCTCACGATCGGCGACGAGGTGACGGTGGGCCACCGCGTCATCCTGCACGGCTGCACGATCGGCGATCGATGCCTCATCGGCATGGGCGCGGTCATCATGGACAACGCGGTGATCGGCGAGGGATCGATCGTCGCCGCGGGCGCGGTGGTGCTCGAAAACATGATCGTGCCGCCGCGCTCCCTCGTCGTCGGCATGCCCGCCAAAGTGAAAAAGACGCTTGGCCCGGACGAGGGCGAGCTCTTTCACTTCCCCGTGACCGCGGCCCACTACCGCGAGCGCGCCGAGCAGCATCGCGAGCTGCAGGAACCCTGATTCTCCCGCCCGGCAATCGACATTTTCGCGCACCGCGCCTATCGTGAACCCATCCGAAACAACGACGCGGCATCCGACCACACGCGTCGATGGGGTGCATCATGCCGGGGCCGCTCGAAATCGTTCTGACGCACGAAGACGTGACGTTTCTCAAGAAGCATCTGGTGCTCGACACGCGGCTCGAACGGCTTCTGCGCCAGGGGCAACGTCGGTCGGACGGCATCACGATCCGCGGAACGGAAGAGGAACTCCAGATGCTCGACGAGTTGATCGGCGAGCAGATCGAGCGGCACGACGCGATTTCCGACGGACTGGAGCGGGTTTCGAATCGCGTTCGCCGAACGCTGGCGGAAGATTTCGTCCTGCGAAACAAGGACCGCATCAGCGAGGAAATGGCCGCCGAGCTCGATGAAATTCCCGTTCCCGCCGAGGAACCGGAGGACATCGAGGCGTGTCTGATCGTCATCACGCCGCGCGCGCCGGCCATCGCGTGGGCGCGCACGATGCCCGAAACCGACTTCACGACGGATCCCGAAGCATGGGGGAAGTCGGCGTATCTGATTTCGTACGCGGTGCACCGGGAGAACTTCGAGGAGTGGCTCCGCGAGAGTTATGACGTGCTGTTCGAGAACGAGCTGCTGCCGTTTTTCGGCGGACAGGAGGTCGAGCCGCCGAAGTGCGAGAGCGTGGAAATGTTTCGCGAGTGGTTCGATGTCGAGCTCGTGCAGATCGTCTATGACGTGCGTCCGATCGATGAGGATGATCTCGACGGCCTTGACGATCTCGATGGCCTCGACGAGGTCGAAGACCTGGATGACGACGATGACGACGACGACGACGATAAAGGCCCGCATCACTGAAGCGGCACGCCGGGCCGATTGCGTTTGATGGATTCATGATGGTGGAAAGCGCCGGGAATTGCGGGAGTTCGGCATGAAGCGATGGATGACGATCCTGGGCTGCGCCGCGATCGCGTTGGCGGCGAGCGCGTGTTTTTCGATCACGACCAGCAGCTCCGGCTCTCCGGGCGGCGGAGGCCAGACCACGCCGACGGGCGGCGCGACGACGCAGGCGCGGGGTCTGGGGGCGAACGCGCCCGCGAAGCCCTGGACCGACGCGGGGAGAAGCGGCGGCAAGCCCGTGGCGGTCGATTCGCGCACCTATGTCGAGATCGCCGAACGCGTGAATCCGGCCATCGTCAGCATCTTCACCACCACCGACCTGCGCGTGGGCATCGGCGACCCGCTGGGCTTCTTTCGCGTGCCCGTCCCCGATTACGACATGCAGGCCACGTCGCTGGGCACGGGCTTCTTCATCAGCGAGGACGGCTTCTTGCTGACCAACGCGCACGTGGTGGCCAAGGCCGACGACGTGCACGTGTATCTGCACGAAAACTCCGAAGCCCACGCCGCGCGCGTGATCGGCGTCGATCCGGTCGCCGACCTCGCGCTGCTCAAGGTCGATTCCGACGACAAGTTGCCCTACCTTCGGCTCACCGATTCCGACCGCGTGGAGCGCGGCGAGATCGTCGTCGCGATCGGCAATCCCTTCGGGCTCGACTACACGATCACGACCGGCGTGATCTCCGCGAAAAACCGCGTGCTCTCGGCGGGCAGCCGCCGCGGGCTGTACGAGGACTACTTGCAGACGAGCGCGCAGATCAACCCGGGCAACTCGGGCGGGCCGCTGATGGACCTGCACGGCGACGTGGTCGGCATCAACACCGCCATCATCGCGGGCGCGCAGGGCATCGGGTTCGCGATCCCGTCGAATCTCGTGAAGGATCTGCTGCCCACGCTCGCGAAAAACGGGCGCGTGACGCGCGGGTATCCGGGACTCGGACTCGCGGACCTCAACCCCGCCCTCGCAAAAAAATTCGGCGCGAATTCGACGACCGGCGCCATGGTCGTCTCGCTCGATGCGAACGGACCCGCCGCGCAGGCGGGCGTGCAGCGCGGCGACGTCATCGTCGCGGTCAACGGCGAGGCGGTGCAAAACGCCCGCGAGGCATCCCGGCGCATCACCGCGGTCGAGGTCGGCCAATGGATCGATCTTGATCTCACGCGGCGCGGCGCTTCGGTCGGCGCGAAGTTCCGGCCCGTCACGCGCGGCAAGTGACGCACGAACGGGCGATTGGTTTTTTCGAGGCGCCGGTTATCATGAATGCGAACCGGGATGGAGAGCGTCGATGCGGCAGGTCGTGATGACTCGCGGCGAGGACGGATTCTGGGTGGTCGAGGTCCCGTCGCTGCCCGGGTGCGTTTCTCAGGGGCAAAGCCGGGACGAGGCGCTGGCGAACGTGCGCGATGCCATCGCGGCGTACGTCGAGGTTCTGCGCGAGGACGGCCTCCCGGTTCCGGAGGAGCGTTTCGACACGCTGGTCGTCGCGGTATGAGCCCTCCACTCCCCGTTGTGTCGGGGCAAGACGCGTTCGCACGCTGCAAAAAAACGGATTTCGATTTCGGCGCCAGACCGGCAGCCATATCATCCTCAGGCGCGACGAGCCGCCGACCATGGTCACGGTCCCCCATCACAAGGTTCTGGATCGGGGGACGCTTCGGGCCATCATTCGCCAATCAGGACTGACGGTGGACGAATTTCTCGCCGCGTTGTGATCGGCGCGAAGTTCCGGCCCGTCACGCGCGGCAAGTGACGCAAAGCGCCGCTTGACAATCGCCGCGCCCGGCGGCCAAATCCGCCAATTCCGCCACCCGTTCACGGAGTCGTCCCGATGAGCCATCGTTTCGCGTTTCCGGTTTTGCTGTGCGTCCTCGCCACCGGCCTCGCGGCCACATTCGTCGCTTGCGGCGACGATGACGACGACGAGGAAGAGGAAGACTCCGAGGCCGATGACGACGCCGACACCGGCCCCGACGTGTCGCTGGAAGACTGCGTCGAAGCCTTTTCGCGCCTGTACGGTCCCGAGGGATGTCAGGTGGCGATGTACGACGAGGCGACGATCGGGGAACTGTGTTCGGCTCGCCAGGGTCAGGCCGATGCGAACGAGTGCGTGATGGCGTTCTACGCCGAGAACATCGACTGCATCAACGCCGTCGAGTGCGGCGCGGACACGGCGGACGCCGACTACGCGGCCTGCGAGGAAGCGTTCCAGTCAGACGCAACGAAATGCTGAAATAACGCGTCGCGACGCCCAGTGTTTTGAACGGGCGATCAAGTGCGAATCGACCGTGTTTTCAAGGCCGATCGCGCTTGACACCCGTTTTTTGCGGGTGATACAGTCCGCGCCTCTTTGCGGGCTTTTTCTTTTCAGGACTGACGGTCGTGGAGCGCGAAGGATGAAGCGACGGGGGACGCGGTGTGCGTGGACGGCGACGGTCGCGTTCGGCGTTGCGTTCGCATGTTTCGCCGTCCCCGCGTCCGCCGACACGTTTGCGGGAATCGGTGCCGTCATCGACTATCAATACCCGCTCGATTCCGAAATGTGGGGCGCGACCATGACGGACAACGCATGGGGCCGCGACCTCGTGGGAATCGAGCATTCGGTCGGCGCGGACCGCAACCAGTTCTACACGTGGAACCGGCCCGACCGGCTGATCGCGCCGGGGCTGGAATGCCATTACGGCTGGAGCTGGGGACTGTCGCTGCACGGTGACGTGCGCTGGTTGTGGCTGTCGTGGGCGCCGAACCAGGATGTGGACATCATCATGGACCGCGTCGACGTGCCGTTGCTCGCCACGGCGAAGTGGAGCTTCAACAACGACGGTCGCTGGCGGCCGAACGTGTTCGCGGGCGGCGGCGTGCATTACGTCTCCACGCGGATCTTCGGCAAGGATCTGTTCGATCAGGCCCGAAATCCCAACTTCGACAGCGAGACGCTGCCCGAGCCCGACTCCGACGAAGCGGGCAACGCGCCCGAGCCGCGGCGCTGGCTAAAGGAATCGCGCGAATTCGCGAGGTCCGATTGGGCTCCGTCCGCTCACGCCGGCATCGGGCTCGATGTGGCGCTTCGCGAGAGTTTGATCCTCGCCGTTGCCGCGACGTATGACGTGGTGCCGATGGACACGATCGAGGCGGTGCTCGTCCGCGACGACGCCGACGAATGGCACTGG
This genomic interval carries:
- a CDS encoding SDR family NAD(P)-dependent oxidoreductase — protein: MFRPRLRLDGRTALVTGAASGLGRRLATDLFHTHRCRLILVDRDEAGLHSLAAELEGQTTPGNGPRVTWLTADTTDDDALRRLAEHPGTSALDILVNCAGVLYAGPFESMPLGAFERVIDINLMGTVRVTRALLPNLLRGVDPVLVNVASAAGLAGAPGMCAYATSKFGVVGFSESLRAEL
- a CDS encoding VCBS repeat-containing protein, which gives rise to MTKRRIIAAGIWFVLIAGAAFASNPNWPNGPDDDPRDAPPDDLNGAWELISYTPDDVLDTIRPEELGLPSGISADRAWQVTIGRPDIVIAVMDSGIYWDDSELIDKLLLNAGELPLPEGAEVYDTNGDGTVNVRDYDGDSRVYDANGNNRTDPGDFIRIFSDGVDDDGNGYIDDICGWDFFWNDTDAEDETRAGHGRGEMRWSAGKANNGGGGLGTCPRCMILPLRVSDDFAGNVVHVDEAAVYAVDNGVSVLQHANGTVNATDATRAAVDYAYESGVAWIGAMNDENSMHNNYPSALPRIVNVKAVVHDTQSRSDATSFLRHNNCSGYGPRTTVSASHGSCSSGATGITSGVAGLLYSRARDLELDPPISPNEIKQLLSMTADDIDIPESMTDPELMPSQPGWEWSFGYGRVNARSAVDRVGEQTMPPEAEIVSPTWFDYFDPLTSPTIDVRGFADAARANSFAWELQVAPGAEPLADEFSSLCSEDGLTLAVDGALCTVNASALGVDAEADPTDKNRYSFTLRLVVTDNLGNVGEDRKIAYLRRDPDTLPSFPKFLGSSLESSVQLADLDGDGAYEIVAAGSDGTVHAFRGDGSEAVGWPVRTPRREYLDADLASNHLGAPAYAGGDVSDDFRHSVMGAPAVGYLDHNDDLPSVVVTTMDGAICAWDGAGVPRAGFPVYFDPQYVNARAVRERLEYGAFSAPVLADLDGDEEFEIIVAAMDRYLYVWRENGQMLPGFPVRVNDPEGTAPARIVSTPAVGDLDGDGTLEIVVGTNERDDNLGRTYAIHHDGNLNPDGPFVAGWPVRFESPAIILLPYVGEGTPTSPVLADLDGDGTLEVATNSGVSMPMLYGHDGTLENIFLTLPFGPGSDSVDFLGAVAMNFLAFGNLDSHPRPELLSSGASLGFGLALADGGVRYPFDAVVYAFNTGALKFILPDFPRAGEDWFFLNAPSVVDLTGDGDAEIIIGSGGYMIHAWDRHGDEPPGWPKFTGGWNVASPSVGDVDGDGDLDVVVGTREGWLYAWGTTASAATPIESKGFHHDERNTGNYHTPIPTQDGPATTTTVTTSTTTTTTYPPGDDDTTDDDNAADDDAADDDTEPTPGPTYMTDDEVFERTACCGG
- a CDS encoding gamma carbonic anhydrase family protein — encoded protein: MFIRPFQGKKPHLAADVFVAPGAVVIGNVTIGEGSSVWYNTVIRGDEGAVTIGRRTNIQDLSMLHMTGGRSTLTIGDEVTVGHRVILHGCTIGDRCLIGMGAVIMDNAVIGEGSIVAAGAVVLENMIVPPRSLVVGMPAKVKKTLGPDEGELFHFPVTAAHYRERAEQHRELQEP
- a CDS encoding trypsin-like peptidase domain-containing protein is translated as MKRWMTILGCAAIALAASACFSITTSSSGSPGGGGQTTPTGGATTQARGLGANAPAKPWTDAGRSGGKPVAVDSRTYVEIAERVNPAIVSIFTTTDLRVGIGDPLGFFRVPVPDYDMQATSLGTGFFISEDGFLLTNAHVVAKADDVHVYLHENSEAHAARVIGVDPVADLALLKVDSDDKLPYLRLTDSDRVERGEIVVAIGNPFGLDYTITTGVISAKNRVLSAGSRRGLYEDYLQTSAQINPGNSGGPLMDLHGDVVGINTAIIAGAQGIGFAIPSNLVKDLLPTLAKNGRVTRGYPGLGLADLNPALAKKFGANSTTGAMVVSLDANGPAAQAGVQRGDVIVAVNGEAVQNAREASRRITAVEVGQWIDLDLTRRGASVGAKFRPVTRGK
- a CDS encoding type II toxin-antitoxin system HicB family antitoxin — encoded protein: MRQVVMTRGEDGFWVVEVPSLPGCVSQGQSRDEALANVRDAIAAYVEVLREDGLPVPEERFDTLVVAV
- a CDS encoding type II toxin-antitoxin system HicA family toxin — translated: MPSRRTSRFCARTASRFRRSVSTRWSSRYEPSTPRCVGARRVRTLQKNGFRFRRQTGSHIILRRDEPPTMVTVPHHKVLDRGTLRAIIRQSGLTVDEFLAAL